One part of the Marispirochaeta sp. genome encodes these proteins:
- the proB gene encoding glutamate 5-kinase — protein sequence MRDFTYCKRVVVKIGTNLLSSPEGVHVEFLTKVARDICVLRQKGLQVIVVTSGAVGMGARELGLNGKVSKINMRQACAAIGQPLLMQSYRSVFGKEGVKIAQLLLTPEVLNNRKSYLTLRDSLETLLSLRVLPIVNENDSVSTSEIGNAFGENDRLSALVASKIDADLLILMTDIDALYDADPRINRNAKPLEIVDELTPEILAAAGSAGSAHSTGGMRTKLDAVKIARRAGCRVVLAHGNNERVLERIIAGESLGTLFLARPRIKNRKRWILYSRPEGFLRIDEGAVRALREHRSLLPKGLSAVEGDFSTGAVVQVNDMAKIISNFSSAELQKLIGLHSSRITEILGKEAPAVIARPEETVFIDERDE from the coding sequence ATGCGCGATTTTACTTACTGCAAGCGGGTCGTAGTAAAGATCGGGACCAATTTGCTCTCCTCGCCAGAAGGAGTGCATGTGGAATTTCTTACAAAAGTCGCCAGGGATATTTGTGTGCTCCGCCAAAAAGGACTGCAGGTTATCGTTGTAACCTCAGGGGCTGTTGGAATGGGGGCCAGGGAACTTGGCTTAAACGGAAAAGTCAGCAAGATAAACATGCGCCAGGCCTGTGCCGCAATCGGTCAGCCCCTGTTGATGCAGTCATACCGTTCTGTTTTTGGTAAAGAGGGAGTCAAGATTGCCCAGCTGCTGCTGACGCCCGAGGTACTGAACAACAGGAAAAGCTACCTTACCCTGAGGGATTCATTGGAAACCCTGCTTTCTCTTCGGGTGCTCCCGATTGTAAACGAGAACGACAGCGTCTCAACCAGTGAAATAGGAAACGCCTTTGGGGAAAACGACCGCTTGAGTGCTCTTGTTGCGAGCAAAATCGACGCGGATCTTCTTATTCTCATGACGGACATTGACGCCCTCTATGATGCTGATCCCCGTATCAACAGGAATGCAAAACCTCTGGAGATAGTGGATGAGCTTACCCCGGAAATCCTGGCAGCAGCAGGAAGCGCCGGCAGTGCTCATTCTACCGGAGGCATGCGCACAAAACTGGATGCAGTAAAGATTGCCCGCCGTGCCGGCTGCAGGGTCGTACTGGCTCATGGCAATAATGAAAGAGTGCTGGAACGGATTATCGCCGGAGAATCCCTGGGTACACTTTTTCTTGCCAGGCCCAGAATTAAAAACAGAAAGCGCTGGATACTGTACAGCCGTCCGGAAGGATTCCTGCGGATTGACGAAGGCGCCGTCCGGGCTCTCAGGGAACATCGGAGCCTTTTGCCCAAGGGACTATCCGCGGTAGAGGGTGATTTTTCTACAGGCGCTGTTGTTCAGGTTAATGACATGGCGAAGATAATTTCCAACTTTTCATCCGCTGAACTGCAGAAACTGATCGGTCTGCACTCATCAAGAATAACTGAAATACTCGGTAAAGAGGCTCCGGCGGTGATTGCCCGTCCTGAAGAAACCGTATTTATCGACGAGAGGGATGAATAA
- a CDS encoding glutamate-5-semialdehyde dehydrogenase, which produces MNNPNMYEAARQARAAAVEMAVLEGEQKNRALQSIITVLRENESAIFDANRKDLLRAEESGIDAPILKRLVFDRKKLDGVIEGIQVLVNLDEPVGKLQLATELDEGLELYRISCPIGVIGMIFESRPDALVQISTLCLKSGNSVLLKGGREALETNRILASCIADGASREKLPPGWIYNLESREEVNQMLSMDREIDLLVPRGSNEFVRYIMDNSRIPVMGHADGICHTYIHASADPGTAVRVAVDGKTQYVAVCNATETILIDRSMVKIILPVLVSALQEAGVRVKACPVCRELIPELEEAGEEDWSTEYLDLVISIKAVKNLEEAVEHINRYGSGHTDAIIATDEDASKYFTNRVDSANVFVNCSTRFSDGFRYGFGAEVGISTGKLHARGPVGLEGLLTYKYKLIGNGQIVADYTSGKKRFTHRRLDIS; this is translated from the coding sequence ATGAACAATCCAAATATGTATGAAGCCGCCCGGCAGGCACGCGCAGCAGCGGTAGAGATGGCAGTGCTTGAGGGCGAACAAAAGAACAGGGCCCTTCAATCCATTATTACAGTTCTGCGGGAAAATGAGAGTGCAATCTTCGACGCAAACAGGAAGGATCTCTTACGGGCCGAAGAATCCGGTATAGACGCGCCCATATTAAAGCGGCTTGTCTTTGACCGTAAAAAACTGGATGGTGTAATTGAGGGCATACAGGTCCTTGTCAACCTTGATGAGCCCGTTGGGAAGCTTCAGTTGGCAACCGAGCTCGACGAAGGTCTTGAGTTATACAGGATCAGCTGCCCCATCGGAGTAATCGGTATGATTTTTGAGTCGCGTCCCGATGCGCTGGTTCAGATATCAACTCTTTGTCTGAAGAGTGGAAACTCCGTGCTCCTGAAAGGCGGCCGGGAAGCCCTTGAAACAAACCGTATTCTTGCCTCGTGTATTGCTGATGGAGCATCCAGGGAAAAGCTTCCTCCAGGATGGATTTACAACCTGGAGTCCAGGGAAGAGGTGAACCAGATGCTTTCCATGGACCGGGAGATCGACCTTCTCGTTCCCCGGGGATCAAACGAGTTTGTCCGCTATATCATGGATAACAGCCGCATCCCTGTCATGGGACATGCCGATGGTATATGCCATACCTACATCCATGCATCTGCAGATCCGGGCACCGCGGTGCGGGTGGCTGTTGACGGCAAAACCCAGTATGTCGCGGTGTGCAACGCCACAGAAACCATCCTTATCGACAGATCGATGGTAAAGATCATTCTGCCTGTGCTGGTATCTGCTTTACAGGAAGCCGGTGTCAGGGTAAAAGCCTGTCCGGTATGCCGGGAACTTATACCTGAACTTGAAGAGGCCGGTGAAGAGGACTGGAGTACGGAGTATCTGGACCTGGTCATCTCCATAAAAGCCGTAAAGAATCTGGAAGAGGCTGTTGAACATATTAATCGCTATGGTTCCGGACATACCGATGCAATTATTGCGACAGACGAGGACGCATCAAAATATTTTACCAACCGGGTTGATTCCGCCAACGTGTTTGTTAACTGCAGCACCAGGTTTTCCGATGGTTTCCGCTACGGTTTCGGTGCCGAAGTGGGAATAAGCACGGGAAAACTCCACGCCCGCGGACCGGTGGGTTTAGAGGGATTGCTCACGTACAAGTACAAACTGATAGGAAATGGCCAGATCGTCGCGGATTACACTTCGGGGAAAAAGCGTTTTACCCATCGCAGACTGGATATCAGCTGA
- a CDS encoding Lrp/AsnC ligand binding domain-containing protein translates to MAAGHELDELDLNIIRILQQDARRPFQEIARDLSVSGGTVHVRYSKLKELGIIKGSRIIVDMQMLGFEVCAFVGINLHNARDYNIVVQKLKDFDEIIEVHSTTGAYNFFIKVVAKNTRGLHNFLTDRLQEMSEIQSTETFISLDLPVDREIPIDKNQIIGYA, encoded by the coding sequence ATGGCGGCGGGCCACGAACTTGATGAACTGGACCTGAATATTATTCGCATTTTGCAGCAGGACGCTCGTCGTCCGTTTCAGGAAATAGCAAGAGACTTGTCTGTTTCCGGTGGAACAGTCCATGTGCGTTACAGCAAGTTAAAGGAACTGGGTATTATTAAAGGCTCTCGAATCATTGTCGACATGCAGATGCTTGGATTCGAGGTCTGCGCATTTGTCGGAATAAACCTTCACAATGCCAGGGATTACAATATCGTTGTCCAGAAGCTGAAGGATTTTGACGAGATAATAGAGGTACATTCCACCACCGGTGCCTATAATTTTTTTATTAAAGTTGTGGCAAAGAATACCCGGGGATTACACAACTTCCTTACCGACAGACTTCAGGAGATGTCGGAAATCCAGTCCACCGAAACTTTTATTTCCCTGGATCTTCCTGTTGACCGTGAAATCCCTATAGACAAGAATCAAATTATAGGGTACGCCTAG
- a CDS encoding helicase-related protein, protein MSDYTFNNSRNDGENPDDYLKHFGLNSLFPYQRSIIEEICVACGATIAGTDGEAPSRGLILLPTGAGKSICYMLPALIIPGYSLIIYPLNALISDQLGRFKSAGISALSLAGGTGKREKTEAVASASAGSVRVLLANPESLANPDIQQTLTRYPPRHVVFDEAHTSAEWGLTFRPSYLRVCEFIRELDPVRTSAFTATASPELLPRMADLIFGNKAYSLYSKSPAKENISFSAIPSICPEADILRLVNSTLESPMIIFCRRRSDAENTARLLSCRLDESGSGRIRFYHAGLSKDEKQKVESWFMGGGDLILCATCAFGLGVDCPGVRSVVHLGPPSSVEAYVQETGRAGRDGKYCRAILLFSPEDLYISRDAVSEKRSQDLLSSLLCNTRCRRASLMSLFAPDEHHIPCGICDVCTGTIQSMPQGFPAIMGMIDRYRGMLRLKDAAEILKGYYRSSLSDTGTRSRFFGILKDWDYNWCQEAVAKLLLSGSLYRTRFSRRLSPKVPWRD, encoded by the coding sequence ATGTCTGACTACACTTTTAATAATAGCCGTAATGATGGAGAAAATCCTGATGATTATCTTAAACATTTCGGTCTTAACAGTCTGTTTCCCTATCAGCGTTCCATTATAGAGGAGATATGTGTCGCCTGCGGTGCCACAATTGCAGGAACAGACGGCGAAGCGCCCTCCCGCGGACTTATTTTGCTGCCCACTGGAGCCGGTAAAAGTATCTGCTATATGCTGCCTGCTCTTATTATTCCAGGCTACAGCCTGATTATTTACCCCCTGAACGCCCTTATCAGTGATCAGCTTGGGCGGTTTAAAAGCGCAGGGATTTCTGCACTCTCGCTTGCCGGCGGAACAGGTAAGAGAGAGAAAACAGAGGCTGTTGCATCCGCATCCGCCGGTTCTGTCCGCGTACTTCTGGCAAATCCGGAAAGCCTTGCAAACCCGGATATTCAGCAGACTTTAACACGATATCCACCCCGTCATGTTGTCTTTGACGAGGCTCATACCAGCGCGGAATGGGGTCTCACCTTTCGCCCCTCGTACCTGCGGGTGTGTGAATTTATCCGCGAACTTGACCCAGTCAGAACCAGCGCCTTTACCGCTACAGCCTCGCCGGAACTGCTGCCCAGAATGGCAGACCTGATCTTCGGTAACAAGGCCTACAGTCTCTACTCCAAATCCCCGGCAAAAGAGAACATCTCGTTCAGTGCCATACCCAGTATTTGTCCGGAGGCAGATATTCTCAGACTGGTTAATTCCACCCTTGAGTCCCCCATGATCATCTTTTGCCGCAGACGCAGTGACGCAGAGAACACAGCCCGGTTGCTTTCCTGCCGCCTGGATGAATCCGGCAGCGGCAGGATACGTTTTTATCATGCGGGCCTGTCCAAGGATGAGAAACAAAAGGTGGAAAGCTGGTTCATGGGAGGAGGAGACCTTATACTCTGCGCCACCTGCGCCTTTGGTTTGGGGGTGGATTGTCCCGGAGTCCGCAGCGTGGTGCATCTTGGCCCGCCCTCTTCGGTTGAGGCCTATGTACAGGAGACCGGCCGGGCCGGGCGGGACGGTAAATACTGTCGGGCCATACTGCTCTTCAGCCCCGAAGATTTGTATATATCCAGAGATGCTGTTTCTGAAAAACGCAGCCAGGACCTGCTTTCTTCCCTGCTTTGCAATACCCGCTGTCGCAGGGCATCCCTTATGTCCCTCTTTGCACCTGACGAGCACCATATACCCTGCGGTATCTGCGACGTATGCACCGGGACTATACAGTCCATGCCCCAGGGGTTTCCGGCTATTATGGGCATGATAGACAGATATAGAGGAATGCTGCGGCTGAAGGATGCCGCCGAAATTTTAAAAGGTTATTACCGCAGCTCGCTTTCTGACACAGGCACCAGGAGCCGGTTTTTCGGAATTCTCAAGGATTGGGATTACAACTGGTGCCAGGAAGCTGTTGCAAAGCTTCTTCTGTCAGGTTCCCTGTACCGGACGAGATTTTCCCGCCGTTTATCGCCTAAGGTCCCCTGGCGGGATTAA
- a CDS encoding MBL fold metallo-hydrolase, producing the protein MGSPVVGCSCRVCRSRNPKDTRSRASLLVKKRNLSILIDTSTEFRLQAIREGITHLDAVFYTHSHADHLHGLDDIRPLTKDHPMPVYAGETTMSDIKKRFDYIFSTKPGHKGGGRPKIELLPMPSEGVTIQGLSIVPVPVFHGDMRIYGYRLGDLAYITDCSRIPEESYNVLKGVNKLIIGALRKRPHPTHFSIDEAIAEAKKTGAEYTWLTHLCHDHSHDELLEMLPNKIEPAYDGLCISV; encoded by the coding sequence ATGGGGTCCCCTGTTGTAGGCTGTTCCTGCAGGGTGTGCCGATCACGGAATCCAAAGGATACACGCAGCAGAGCATCCCTGCTTGTAAAGAAGCGGAACCTGAGCATATTGATCGATACCAGTACAGAGTTCCGCCTGCAGGCAATACGCGAAGGTATTACCCATCTTGACGCTGTCTTTTATACCCATTCTCATGCCGACCATCTTCATGGACTGGACGATATCCGTCCCTTGACAAAAGATCATCCCATGCCTGTTTATGCCGGAGAGACAACCATGTCGGATATAAAAAAACGCTTCGATTATATCTTTTCTACCAAACCGGGACATAAAGGCGGAGGACGTCCGAAAATAGAACTTTTGCCAATGCCTTCCGAGGGAGTTACTATCCAGGGTCTTTCGATTGTACCGGTTCCGGTGTTTCACGGCGACATGCGGATTTACGGCTATCGTCTTGGTGACCTTGCCTATATAACCGATTGTTCCCGCATTCCTGAGGAATCGTATAATGTGCTGAAAGGAGTAAATAAGCTGATAATAGGTGCCCTGCGCAAACGGCCTCATCCGACCCACTTCTCAATAGACGAAGCTATAGCGGAGGCAAAGAAAACAGGCGCTGAATACACATGGCTTACCCATTTATGCCACGATCACAGTCACGATGAACTTCTTGAAATGCTGCCGAACAAAATAGAGCCCGCGTATGACGGGCTCTGTATCTCTGTTTAG
- the rpmB gene encoding 50S ribosomal protein L28, translating to MARRCDICGKGTVAGNNVSHAHNKTRRVWKPNIVKVKALVGTGKKTLRVCTSCLRSGKVVKA from the coding sequence ATGGCCCGAAGATGTGATATCTGCGGAAAAGGAACTGTTGCGGGCAACAATGTTAGCCATGCGCACAACAAAACCCGCCGCGTATGGAAGCCGAATATCGTCAAGGTAAAGGCCCTTGTCGGGACAGGTAAGAAAACCCTGAGGGTTTGTACCAGTTGCCTGCGTTCTGGTAAGGTAGTCAAGGCTTAA
- a CDS encoding adenosylcobalamin-dependent ribonucleoside-diphosphate reductase has product MKITRLFTGKSGDPYEGIEWIARESEIRNPDGGLIFQQKDVIVPAGWSQIATDIMAQKYFRKAGLPDDSGAAGGETDARQVFHRLAQAWRSWGEKAGYFDAPEDAQVFYDEVRYMLARQMGAPNSPQWFNTGLYDAYGIEGPPQGHYYIDPESGKLKKSSSAYKRPQPHACFIMDVEDNLVSDEGILDLVTREARLFKYGSGTGSNFSKIRAEGEPLSGGGISSGLLSFLKIADRSASAIKSGGTTRRAAKMVILDSDHPDIEKFIDWKMKEEYKVACMTAGSKKISSHAAALLQAVRDFSGDENARTDPNQNPELKSAIKAALADEIPQPFIYPLIRMAEEEGELPDFEIFDTDWQGEAYTTVSGQSSNNSVRITQEFMEAVLEDREYALTARTDGHPVKIIRARDLWDKIARAAWKCADPGLQFHSTINEWHTCPAGGEIRGSNPCSEYMFLDNTACNLASLNLMRFYDPDSGTFMVEEFRHAVRLWTMILEISVYMAQFPSEEVARLSYEYRTLGLGYANLGTLLMVMGKAYDSDEGRSIAGAISALLSGEAYAFSAKMAAQAGPFPRFQENREAMLRVIRNHRRAAFNSPRDDYESLSVYPAGIDDSKCPADLRDAAVSAWDRALELGEAHGYRNAQVSAIAPTGTIGLLMDCDTTGIEPDFALVKFKKLAGGGYFKIINQSIQPALAELGFDAAQQREIIAYCLGHGSLEGAPGISRAALEDKGFRPEDLDRIDAALASSVSLTGCFQPYVLGEEFYQQVLNIPAATYTLPGFNLLAHLGFSQEEIDSAEDYACGTMTLEGAPHLDTADLAVFDTASPGGRRGRRSIPWQAHIEMMAAVQPFISGAISKTINMPAGATIEDVKGAHYMAWQRMLKSIALYRDGSKLSQPLSSLSPGADMVADAILRLSREKGTEKTQEAPAQSVSSRGRQLLPNRRDGYTQKAKIGGHSLFLRTGDYRDGSLGEIFLDMHKEGAAFRSLLNSFAIAVSLGLQYGVPLKEYVDAFTFTRFEPNGIVQGHQNIKMATSVLDFIFRDLALTYLHRTDLAQVKPEDLDSTETTGSGSHDNNGEHKTAEDAAGISAQEARFRGYEGDPCPSCGHFTLVRNGTCLKCETCGGTTGCS; this is encoded by the coding sequence ATGAAGATAACAAGATTGTTTACCGGAAAATCCGGTGATCCCTACGAGGGAATAGAGTGGATTGCCCGGGAATCCGAGATACGGAATCCTGACGGGGGTCTGATTTTTCAGCAGAAAGACGTTATTGTTCCTGCAGGCTGGTCCCAGATTGCCACGGACATTATGGCCCAGAAATATTTTCGCAAAGCCGGTCTTCCCGATGATTCCGGTGCTGCCGGGGGGGAAACCGACGCCCGTCAGGTTTTTCACCGCCTGGCCCAGGCCTGGCGAAGCTGGGGAGAAAAAGCAGGCTACTTTGATGCTCCCGAGGATGCTCAGGTTTTTTATGATGAAGTACGCTACATGCTGGCCCGCCAAATGGGGGCTCCCAACTCTCCTCAGTGGTTCAATACCGGTTTGTACGATGCCTATGGAATTGAAGGGCCGCCCCAGGGGCATTATTATATTGATCCAGAATCCGGAAAACTGAAAAAGTCATCAAGCGCCTACAAACGGCCCCAACCCCACGCCTGTTTCATCATGGACGTGGAAGACAACCTTGTCAGCGATGAGGGTATTCTTGACCTGGTTACCCGGGAGGCACGGCTTTTCAAATACGGTTCGGGTACGGGATCAAACTTTTCCAAAATCCGGGCCGAAGGTGAGCCTTTAAGCGGTGGAGGGATATCCTCCGGGCTGTTGTCTTTTCTGAAAATAGCAGACCGCTCTGCGTCGGCCATAAAAAGCGGAGGCACAACCCGCCGGGCGGCCAAAATGGTTATACTGGACTCGGACCACCCGGACATAGAAAAATTCATCGACTGGAAAATGAAGGAGGAGTACAAAGTCGCCTGCATGACCGCCGGCAGCAAAAAGATTTCCTCTCACGCAGCGGCTCTGCTGCAGGCTGTCCGTGATTTCTCAGGTGACGAGAATGCCAGAACCGACCCGAACCAGAATCCTGAGCTGAAATCAGCCATCAAGGCGGCCCTGGCGGATGAGATTCCCCAGCCCTTTATCTATCCTCTTATACGCATGGCCGAGGAAGAAGGAGAACTGCCGGACTTTGAAATCTTCGATACCGACTGGCAGGGAGAGGCGTATACCACTGTGAGCGGCCAGTCTTCCAACAATTCCGTCAGGATTACGCAGGAGTTCATGGAAGCTGTTCTTGAGGACAGGGAATATGCCTTGACCGCACGGACCGACGGACATCCGGTAAAGATTATCCGGGCCCGGGATCTTTGGGATAAGATCGCCAGGGCTGCCTGGAAATGTGCCGACCCTGGACTGCAATTTCATTCAACCATAAATGAATGGCATACATGTCCGGCAGGAGGAGAAATCCGCGGATCCAACCCTTGCAGCGAGTATATGTTCCTGGATAATACCGCCTGTAATCTGGCCTCGCTGAATCTGATGCGCTTCTATGATCCTGATTCCGGAACCTTCATGGTAGAGGAGTTCCGTCACGCTGTTCGTTTGTGGACAATGATACTTGAGATATCCGTCTACATGGCCCAGTTTCCTTCGGAAGAAGTAGCCCGCTTGAGTTATGAATACCGTACCCTGGGCCTTGGATACGCGAACCTCGGGACCCTGCTGATGGTAATGGGAAAAGCCTATGACAGCGACGAAGGCCGCTCCATTGCCGGAGCAATCTCAGCCCTGCTCTCTGGAGAAGCCTATGCTTTTTCCGCGAAAATGGCGGCCCAGGCCGGGCCCTTTCCCCGTTTTCAGGAGAACAGGGAAGCCATGCTCAGGGTAATACGGAACCACCGCCGGGCAGCTTTTAACAGCCCCAGGGACGATTACGAAAGTCTCTCGGTGTATCCTGCCGGTATCGATGACAGCAAATGTCCTGCCGATCTCAGGGATGCCGCTGTTTCTGCCTGGGACCGGGCCCTGGAGCTGGGAGAAGCCCATGGATACCGGAACGCTCAGGTTTCGGCTATTGCCCCGACAGGCACAATCGGTCTCCTGATGGACTGCGATACAACCGGCATAGAACCGGATTTTGCCCTGGTCAAGTTTAAAAAGCTGGCAGGTGGAGGCTACTTCAAAATTATAAACCAGTCCATACAGCCGGCCCTGGCGGAACTGGGTTTCGATGCAGCACAGCAGCGTGAGATCATTGCCTACTGCCTGGGTCATGGCAGCCTTGAAGGCGCCCCGGGGATCAGCAGAGCTGCCCTGGAAGATAAAGGATTTCGCCCTGAGGATTTGGACCGTATCGATGCAGCCCTTGCATCTTCGGTCTCCCTGACCGGGTGTTTTCAACCATACGTACTGGGCGAAGAGTTTTATCAGCAGGTTCTGAATATCCCCGCAGCCACGTATACTCTGCCTGGTTTTAATTTGCTGGCGCACCTGGGGTTTTCCCAGGAGGAGATAGACTCCGCCGAAGATTACGCCTGTGGTACCATGACCCTGGAAGGAGCTCCTCATCTTGATACTGCTGACCTTGCGGTCTTCGATACCGCCTCCCCCGGAGGACGCCGGGGGCGCAGAAGTATCCCCTGGCAGGCCCATATCGAGATGATGGCTGCTGTTCAGCCCTTTATATCCGGTGCCATATCCAAAACCATCAATATGCCGGCAGGTGCCACAATCGAAGACGTAAAAGGCGCCCATTACATGGCATGGCAGCGAATGCTTAAATCCATTGCTCTTTACCGGGACGGATCAAAACTGAGTCAGCCCCTTTCATCCTTGAGTCCCGGTGCCGACATGGTGGCGGATGCCATTCTGCGTTTAAGCCGGGAGAAGGGAACCGAAAAGACGCAAGAGGCTCCGGCCCAAAGTGTTTCCTCCCGGGGCCGCCAACTGCTGCCCAACAGAAGAGACGGATATACCCAGAAGGCCAAGATCGGCGGACACAGCCTTTTCCTGCGCACCGGAGACTACAGAGACGGCAGCCTGGGAGAGATTTTCCTCGATATGCACAAAGAGGGGGCTGCTTTCCGCTCCCTGCTGAACAGCTTTGCCATTGCCGTTTCCCTGGGCCTGCAGTACGGGGTCCCTTTAAAAGAGTATGTGGACGCCTTTACCTTTACCCGCTTTGAACCGAACGGGATTGTCCAGGGGCACCAGAATATAAAGATGGCAACTTCTGTACTGGATTTTATTTTCCGGGATCTGGCATTAACCTATCTGCACAGAACAGACCTGGCGCAGGTAAAGCCGGAGGATCTTGATTCCACCGAAACGACCGGGAGCGGCAGTCATGATAACAATGGTGAACACAAAACCGCAGAAGATGCGGCAGGCATATCTGCACAGGAAGCACGTTTCCGCGGCTATGAGGGAGACCCATGTCCCTCCTGCGGACATTTTACCCTTGTGAGGAACGGGACCTGTCTGAAGTGCGAAACCTGTGGCGGGACAACCGGCTGCAGCTGA
- a CDS encoding DUF4037 domain-containing protein, protein MKRRVEKIARDLSGRLAAWEGVDTITLAEFAEMDPTDPYFFMSFDVLYRGNIPDLNQRIQTFSDVGAFESSNVATKDRFIIDSIPVRIEYKDINRIDSDLKHADERLWIFRQSGTYIFYRLSNYRVLHSKTEWIQNTRKKLKDLPEEFWKALEESSFAAAEHYLSDLQSAVIRNDSLFYLISLAGFLKNLSSTMFVLNRRFEPSGRDLYQRVLELPDLPENFRGRFYSIVHESDEFPPSRKQELAELLLRSILPMMS, encoded by the coding sequence ATGAAACGACGAGTAGAAAAAATTGCCCGCGATTTGAGCGGCCGGCTTGCAGCCTGGGAGGGGGTTGATACGATTACCCTCGCGGAGTTTGCCGAAATGGATCCCACAGACCCCTATTTTTTTATGAGTTTTGACGTTTTGTATCGTGGGAACATTCCTGACCTGAACCAGCGAATTCAGACCTTCTCTGATGTCGGGGCTTTTGAATCCTCAAACGTGGCCACCAAAGACAGGTTCATCATTGATTCAATTCCTGTACGGATTGAATACAAGGATATTAATCGTATTGACTCAGATCTCAAACATGCGGACGAACGGCTCTGGATTTTCCGGCAGTCCGGCACATACATTTTTTACCGTCTTTCTAACTACCGTGTACTCCACTCCAAAACCGAATGGATCCAGAATACGCGGAAAAAACTGAAAGACCTGCCGGAGGAGTTCTGGAAGGCGCTGGAAGAGAGTAGTTTCGCCGCTGCGGAACACTATCTGTCTGACCTGCAGTCGGCGGTAATCCGGAATGATTCGTTGTTCTATCTTATTTCCCTGGCAGGCTTTTTAAAGAACCTTTCATCCACAATGTTCGTGCTGAACAGGCGTTTCGAACCTTCCGGAAGGGACCTGTACCAGCGGGTACTGGAATTACCGGATCTGCCGGAAAATTTTCGCGGCCGTTTTTACAGTATTGTTCATGAAAGCGACGAATTTCCCCCCTCACGTAAACAGGAGTTGGCGGAGCTCCTTCTACGAAGTATCTTACCAATGATGTCGTAA
- the xseA gene encoding exodeoxyribonuclease VII large subunit codes for MIRLNSQELPVLSVSQITGLIKETLEGGFRGLTVEGEVSNYRPASSGHVYFNLKDQDAMIACVLFRNAALRLPFTPRDGQKIRVNGDISVYARRGNYQIVVTRMVLAGEGEILAMLEERKRRLAAEGLFGQERKRVLPLFPSRIAVVTSPTGAAIRDILQVLRRRHAGVSVTIIPASVQGEGAAEQIARGIRTANIHNLGDVLIICRGGGSLEDLLPFSEETVVRAVASSDIPVISAVGHEIDWALSDFAADLRAPTPSAAAEIVSASRDELVNRARSAMRHLLSGLKARTGRAGMLVERFSPEYMERTLRQKIQPCLLRLDDDKENIVEALRQRLRDYTHRIALSSERLRSGSPRLIMEKGYAMVTYKGSILKDSSAASPGDPISVRLNRGSLDATIDTIHSQKNEEKNEGI; via the coding sequence ATGATCCGCCTTAACTCTCAGGAACTCCCTGTCCTCTCGGTCAGTCAGATTACAGGACTAATTAAAGAGACCCTTGAAGGAGGATTCCGGGGCCTGACGGTAGAAGGGGAAGTTTCCAACTATCGGCCTGCCTCCAGCGGACATGTCTACTTTAACCTGAAGGATCAGGACGCCATGATAGCCTGTGTCCTGTTTCGTAATGCCGCCTTACGGCTTCCTTTTACTCCCAGAGACGGCCAGAAGATACGGGTTAACGGCGACATTTCGGTTTACGCAAGGAGGGGGAACTATCAGATCGTTGTAACCCGCATGGTTCTGGCCGGAGAGGGAGAAATTCTCGCCATGCTGGAAGAACGCAAGCGCCGGCTGGCTGCAGAAGGGCTTTTTGGGCAGGAACGCAAGCGGGTCCTTCCACTTTTCCCTTCCCGTATTGCCGTGGTAACTTCTCCCACAGGGGCTGCCATTCGCGATATTCTTCAGGTCCTCCGCCGCCGCCACGCTGGAGTCTCAGTAACTATTATTCCTGCTTCTGTTCAAGGCGAAGGGGCCGCTGAACAGATTGCCCGGGGCATCAGAACGGCAAATATTCACAATCTGGGGGATGTACTTATAATTTGCCGGGGAGGCGGTTCCCTGGAAGACCTGCTGCCCTTCTCTGAGGAGACCGTAGTCAGGGCAGTGGCGTCATCCGATATACCGGTCATATCTGCTGTGGGTCATGAAATAGACTGGGCTTTAAGCGATTTTGCCGCAGATCTGCGGGCGCCGACACCATCAGCAGCGGCGGAGATTGTTTCCGCCTCCAGGGACGAGCTGGTAAACAGAGCCCGCTCTGCCATGCGGCACCTTCTCAGCGGTCTGAAAGCCCGAACCGGCCGGGCAGGAATGCTTGTTGAACGCTTCTCGCCGGAATACATGGAACGGACATTACGACAGAAAATCCAGCCCTGTCTGCTGCGCCTTGATGACGATAAGGAAAATATAGTGGAGGCACTGCGCCAGCGCTTACGGGATTACACTCACCGCATAGCCCTCAGCAGCGAACGGCTTCGATCCGGCTCACCCCGTCTTATCATGGAAAAGGGCTACGCCATGGTTACATATAAAGGCAGTATATTAAAAGACAGCTCAGCAGCATCTCCGGGGGACCCCATTTCGGTTCGCCTGAACCGGGGCAGTCTCGATGCGACAATAGATACGATACATTCTCAAAAAAATGAGGAAAAGAATGAAGGGATTTGA